Part of the bacterium genome is shown below.
CCGTATTCGCTGGAATGATTATCGCCCCAGACGATCGACATTTTTTTTCCGCTGCGGTCGATGGTGACGTCTACCGCCGTGAGTTCCTTTATTTGCATAGTTCCTTAATAAATTGAATGGAGGCGTTTTGTACGGTTAATTTGTCGTAATCGACGGTTGCAATATGATAACTATTTTTTAGAACTATTTGTTTTTTATTTGCCGATCTGAGCGCACGGAACATAAGCGCTTGGTTTTTGAATTCAAACGTATGATCTTGTTCAGCATGGATAAGTAGAACAGGGCATGAAACGTAAGATATGCGTTTGCGCAGTTTGTTCAATAAATGTTGAAGTTGCATAATGCTCTTGACGGGCATAAGATCGTAGTGAACTTCCGTTTTTTTTGCAACCGGGTCTTTGATATCCGGGCCGTCATGTTTTTTGATGAATCGGATAAAATAACTTAACAAAGGCAGCAATCGGAGTTTCCAGTCGAATAATTTAATTCCGGATGAAATCGTTATTACGCCAGAAACAGGATGGAAAGAAGACGCATAAAGGCATAAACAACCGCCCATGGACTGGCCGCAAAGGAATACATGGGCATAACGAGTTTTCAATTCGTTCAGTTTATTTTCAACGGCTTCAAGCCATTCCGTCCATTTTCTTTTTTCCATGTCTTCAGGAGTTGTTCCATGTCCGGGAAGCAATATTCCTGCCGCGTCAAAACCTGCTTTGTAGAATTTTTCACCAAGTTCACGCATCGAGTGACAGGAGGAAGTGAATCCGTGCACGAGTATAACTAAAGTCGTGTGTGAAGGCGA
Proteins encoded:
- a CDS encoding alpha/beta fold hydrolase, encoding MTHDIMKGAEPFFFASPSHTTLVILVHGFTSSCHSMRELGEKFYKAGFDAAGILLPGHGTTPEDMEKRKWTEWLEAVENKLNELKTRYAHVFLCGQSMGGCLCLYASSFHPVSGVITISSGIKLFDWKLRLLPLLSYFIRFIKKHDGPDIKDPVAKKTEVHYDLMPVKSIMQLQHLLNKLRKRISYVSCPVLLIHAEQDHTFEFKNQALMFRALRSANKKQIVLKNSYHIATVDYDKLTVQNASIQFIKELCK